A stretch of the Pelodiscus sinensis isolate JC-2024 chromosome 8, ASM4963464v1, whole genome shotgun sequence genome encodes the following:
- the VSIR gene encoding V-type immunoglobulin domain-containing suppressor of T-cell activation isoform X2, translated as MDIYSSRAMDSTWKGWLLLTTFYLAFYQEQTTAFTITTPYSLYVCPEGQNVTLTCKLTGSLSAPHDLLYKIWYFSSNRDQSCSEKQHIRNISERDLHHELGRHHGTHSNVTEKYFHGERANYHGLETTSDHHGTFRIIIKNLTLQDSGNYCCYVVDTKKEHGKLHTTQVSHGFMELRIQKAREAFPNCTFHLGASKEKESAHELVRMESNAQGIENPVFEAVPSTNTESRPKLQMTYIASRQPSESGRHLLSEPNTPLSPPGTGDCFFPTLEPVPDSPNFMNA; from the exons AACAGACAACAGCTTTCACGATCACGACTCCTTACTCACTCTATGTCTGCCCAGAAGGACAGAATGTCACCTTGACATGCAAGCTCACTGGGTCACTCTCTGCTCCACATGACTTACTTTACAAAATTTGGTACTTCAGCAGCAACAGAGACCAAAGCTGCTCTGAGAAGCAGCATATCCGCAACATCTCTGAAAGGGACCTACATCATGAGCTGGGGAGGCATCATGGGACACACAGCAATGTCACTGAAAAGTATTTCCATGGGGAGCGAGCAAACTACCATGGGCTGGAGACCACCTCGGATCACCATGGGACATTTCGTATCATCATAAAGAACCTGACTCTGCAGGACAGTGGCAATTACTGCTGTTATGTGGTAGACACGAAAAAGGAACATGGCAAACTGCATACCACGCAAGTGTCTCATGGCTTCATGGAACTCCGCATACAGAAAG CCAGAGAAGCATTTCCAAATTGCACATTTCATCTTGGTGCcagcaaagaaaaagaaa GTGCCCATGAACTTGTAAGAATGGAGAG TAATGCTCAAGGCATTGAAAACCCTGTCTTTGAAGCAGTTCCATCCACAAATACAGAGTCCAGGCCCAAGCTGCAGATGACATATATTGCCAGCCGCCAGCCGTCAGAATCAGGCAGACACCTTCTCTCAGAACCAAACACTCCACTGTCTCCTCCTGGCACAGGAGATTGCTTCTTCCCAACACTGG AGCCTGTTCCTGATTCTCCAAATTTCATGAATGCATAA
- the VSIR gene encoding V-type immunoglobulin domain-containing suppressor of T-cell activation isoform X1 yields MDIYSSRAMDSTWKGWLLLTTFYLAFYQEQTTAFTITTPYSLYVCPEGQNVTLTCKLTGSLSAPHDLLYKIWYFSSNRDQSCSEKQHIRNISERDLHHELGRHHGTHSNVTEKYFHGERANYHGLETTSDHHGTFRIIIKNLTLQDSGNYCCYVVDTKKEHGKLHTTQVSHGFMELRIQKAREAFPNCTFHLGASKEKENFTAAALATGACIVGILCLPLILILIYKQRQTVNNRRAHELVRMESNAQGIENPVFEAVPSTNTESRPKLQMTYIASRQPSESGRHLLSEPNTPLSPPGTGDCFFPTLEPVPDSPNFMNA; encoded by the exons AACAGACAACAGCTTTCACGATCACGACTCCTTACTCACTCTATGTCTGCCCAGAAGGACAGAATGTCACCTTGACATGCAAGCTCACTGGGTCACTCTCTGCTCCACATGACTTACTTTACAAAATTTGGTACTTCAGCAGCAACAGAGACCAAAGCTGCTCTGAGAAGCAGCATATCCGCAACATCTCTGAAAGGGACCTACATCATGAGCTGGGGAGGCATCATGGGACACACAGCAATGTCACTGAAAAGTATTTCCATGGGGAGCGAGCAAACTACCATGGGCTGGAGACCACCTCGGATCACCATGGGACATTTCGTATCATCATAAAGAACCTGACTCTGCAGGACAGTGGCAATTACTGCTGTTATGTGGTAGACACGAAAAAGGAACATGGCAAACTGCATACCACGCAAGTGTCTCATGGCTTCATGGAACTCCGCATACAGAAAG CCAGAGAAGCATTTCCAAATTGCACATTTCATCTTGGTGCcagcaaagaaaaagaaa ATTTCACAGCAGCTGCACTGGCAACAGGGGCATGCATTGTGGGCATTCTCTGCTTACCCCTCATACTGATCCTCATTTACAAGCAGAGACAAACAGTCAACAACAGGC GTGCCCATGAACTTGTAAGAATGGAGAG TAATGCTCAAGGCATTGAAAACCCTGTCTTTGAAGCAGTTCCATCCACAAATACAGAGTCCAGGCCCAAGCTGCAGATGACATATATTGCCAGCCGCCAGCCGTCAGAATCAGGCAGACACCTTCTCTCAGAACCAAACACTCCACTGTCTCCTCCTGGCACAGGAGATTGCTTCTTCCCAACACTGG AGCCTGTTCCTGATTCTCCAAATTTCATGAATGCATAA